AAGTACTTGACTTCAAAATTCAAGTTCCATTATCCCGAATGGGATGGAAAATCTCCGTTTAAATGGATCAATACCGTCTTTCGAGCTTTGAATGACTTTGCCTTAGCTTCAACGACTTCTACTCCTTTTAGACCTCCTGATACAACATAATGTCCCTGTGATCATAGGAGACAGTATTAACTAAGCTGATGAAACTTGAAACAAACAGCTTAGAAGAGCCTTACAGGACAGAGGAAATTGGCTATCTGAACTCTGCCGGCTTCATCGACTTCTTGGTTAGCTGAATCACAGAGTTGCTGAACCTTGTCTGCGTCCAATCCTATGATACTCACCATGCCACATTGTGCACTATCAGCAGCTGCCTGAAGGAAGTTATGGTGGCTGGTTTGGTTTCAGTAGCTGAAATCGGAACGTCCCGTTAACGAACTCGTTATCGTTACCTGCATTGCCTCCCCCCTTAACTTGACCAGCCTGAGTCCATCCTCAAAGCTAAAAATNATCCCGTTAACGAACTCGTTATCGTTACCTGCATTGCCTCCGCCCTTAACTTGACCAGCCTGAGTCCATCCTCAAAGCTAAAAATGGAACCAAACCCATTGGCAATCATGTCAGTGTGGAAACAGAATCACCAGAGTCTACATATAAAGATCTAAGATAAGCTCATTTGATGCTATTTACTGG
This genomic stretch from Cucurbita pepo subsp. pepo cultivar mu-cu-16 unplaced genomic scaffold, ASM280686v2 Cp4.1_scaffold003315, whole genome shotgun sequence harbors:
- the LOC111786904 gene encoding malonyl-CoA-acyl carrier protein transacylase, mitochondrial-like, yielding MQAAADSAQCGMVSIIGLDADKVQQLCDSANQEVDEAGRVQIANFLCPGHYVVSGGLKGVEVVEAKAKSFKARKTVRLAVAGAPHTSFMEPAVSRLEAALAATDIRTPRIPIISNVDAQPHADPDTMKKLLARHVISSTF